Proteins encoded within one genomic window of Acinetobacter sp. YWS30-1:
- the mnmG gene encoding tRNA uridine-5-carboxymethylaminomethyl(34) synthesis enzyme MnmG, which yields MHYPKVYDVIVIGGGHAGTEAALAAARMGRQTLLLTHNIETLGQMSCNPAIGGIGKSHLVREIDALGGAMALAADKGGIQFRILNSRKGAAVRATRAQADRVRYKAAIRETLENQANLDIFQQAADDLIVEGDTVKGVVTQMGIRFDAKTVVLTAGTFLGGVIHIGLNNASGGRAGDPPSISLAHRLRELNLPVGRLKTGTPPRIDARSVDFSVMTPQPGDFPSPTMSFMGDVSMHPEQVNCYITHTNERTHEIIRGGLDRSPMYTGVIEGVGPRYCPSIEDKIHKFADKDSHQVFLEPEGLDTHELYPNGISTSLPFDVQFELVRSIRGMENAHILRPGYAIEYDYFNPQALKFTLETKAINNLYFAGQINGTTGYEEAGAQGLLAGLNAARRAWDQEQWTPKRDEAYMGVLVDDLITLGTKEPYRMFTSRAEYRLMLREDNADQRLTPIGREMGLVDDERWAAYCEKMEAVEKETGRLQHLWAAPNNPMGKKFVEMTGADLSKECSAIDLLKRPNITFAQIAELTGSEVSPQVGDQIEIAVKYEGYINRQHQDVAQMKRLEETKIPADFDYDVVSGLSREITLKLKDIRPETLAQASRIPGVTPAAVQLVMITIRKNAQAKKSA from the coding sequence TGTAACCCGGCCATTGGCGGGATCGGTAAATCACATTTAGTGCGTGAAATTGATGCCTTGGGCGGTGCGATGGCGCTGGCTGCCGATAAAGGCGGTATTCAATTCCGTATTCTGAATTCACGTAAAGGTGCAGCAGTACGTGCAACTCGTGCGCAGGCTGACCGTGTTCGTTATAAAGCAGCGATTCGTGAGACTTTAGAAAATCAAGCGAATCTGGATATCTTTCAGCAAGCAGCAGATGACCTGATTGTTGAAGGCGATACTGTTAAAGGTGTCGTGACCCAAATGGGTATTCGCTTTGATGCGAAAACTGTGGTGCTAACTGCAGGTACATTCTTAGGTGGTGTGATTCACATTGGCTTAAACAATGCTTCAGGCGGTCGTGCTGGCGATCCTCCTTCAATTTCATTGGCACATCGTTTACGTGAGTTAAACTTACCTGTAGGTCGTTTAAAAACAGGTACACCGCCACGTATTGATGCACGTTCAGTCGACTTCTCTGTCATGACACCGCAGCCGGGTGATTTCCCGTCTCCAACCATGTCATTTATGGGTGATGTGTCTATGCACCCTGAACAGGTGAACTGCTACATCACGCATACCAATGAACGTACCCATGAGATCATTCGTGGCGGTTTAGACCGTTCACCGATGTACACTGGTGTGATTGAAGGTGTAGGTCCACGTTACTGTCCATCAATTGAAGATAAAATTCATAAATTTGCTGATAAAGATTCACACCAAGTATTCCTTGAGCCTGAAGGCCTGGATACACATGAGCTTTATCCAAACGGTATTTCAACTTCTTTACCATTTGATGTTCAGTTTGAATTGGTGCGTTCAATCCGTGGTATGGAGAATGCACACATTCTTCGTCCAGGTTATGCAATCGAATACGATTATTTCAACCCTCAAGCATTAAAGTTCACTTTGGAAACAAAAGCGATCAATAACCTGTACTTTGCTGGTCAAATCAATGGTACAACCGGTTATGAAGAAGCGGGCGCACAAGGCTTGCTTGCAGGCTTGAACGCTGCACGTCGTGCATGGGATCAAGAACAATGGACACCAAAACGTGATGAAGCATACATGGGCGTACTGGTTGATGACCTAATTACTTTAGGTACTAAAGAACCGTATCGTATGTTCACTTCACGTGCGGAATACCGTTTGATGTTGCGTGAAGATAATGCGGATCAGCGTTTAACACCAATCGGTCGTGAAATGGGTCTGGTTGATGACGAACGTTGGGCAGCTTACTGTGAAAAAATGGAAGCTGTAGAGAAAGAAACAGGTCGTCTACAACATCTTTGGGCTGCACCAAACAACCCAATGGGTAAAAAATTCGTTGAGATGACAGGTGCGGATCTTTCTAAAGAATGTTCTGCAATTGATTTGTTAAAACGTCCAAACATCACCTTCGCTCAAATTGCAGAGCTCACAGGTTCTGAAGTTTCACCACAAGTGGGTGATCAAATTGAGATTGCGGTGAAATACGAAGGTTATATCAACCGTCAGCATCAAGACGTTGCACAAATGAAACGTTTAGAGGAAACCAAGATTCCTGCTGATTTTGACTATGATGTTGTTTCAGGTCTTTCTCGTGAAATTACATTGAAGTTAAAAGATATTCGTCCTGAAACACTGGCTCAAGCAAGCCGTATTCCGGGTGTAACACCAGCAGCCGTTCAATTGGTGATGATTACGATTCGTAAGAATGCCCAAGCGAAAAAATCTGCTTAA